GATGCGCTGCGCAACCTGCAGCAACTCGCGATCATGGCTCACCAAAAGTAGACCATTCGGCCACGCGTGCAGGCGATCAAACAGCGCCTGGCGTTGCAGGCGATCCATATGATTCGTTGGCTCGTCAAGCACGAGCATGTCGGGATCGGTCAGCCAGGCACCCGCCAGGGCAACCCGCGTCAACTCTCCCCCGCTGAGCTCGGAGGCAGGCTGGTCCAATCGCAGATGGCCCAGGCTCATGGCCTCGAGCCAACCCGCCAGGCGCAGACGAATGTCCCAGCGGTCAGCCACGAGCTCGAAATCTTCGGCGAGGATGCCCCCCGCCTCGATTCGGCCAAGGGCATCGAGCACCTGATCCACTCCCGCGACGGACGCCACCGTGGCGCCGGTCGGGCAAGCGATCTGCTGTGCCACGTAGACAATCCTCCCGTTGCGCCGGCAGCTCCCACTGGACGGGGCAAGCTGACCAGCAAGCAGGCGCGCGAGCACGCTCTTGCCCACGCCGTTACGACCGACCAGACCGGTCGGCTCGTGGCCGAGTTCAAGATCAAGGTTGGAAAAAAGCTGCCGGCCGTCGGGCCAGGCGAACGTCACGTCCTGCAAGAACAGGCGGAATTCCGTCATGGGATTCTCCAGGGATGCCGGATAGCGTTCCACCGCGATGGATGGAGGCGAACGGGCCGTCGAACAGACGGCGGCATCACTGGCGCATCGGACGGACTCCTCTTCAGGTGAATGGATATGGGGCGGAACTATAGCGAGGCCGGGGTTGATCGACAAACCGTCCATTCCTTCGCTAAAAGCATCTAACAGCAAATATCAGGTGACTCGGGCTTTCGGCTACGCAGACTTCTTATCGCATCCAGCGACAAATGGACGGAAGGCGCGATGGCAAACTGGACTGCCCCCGCATCTTGGAGGCTTTTCCCAAGGGAGCCAGATCGCCGGTTCAAGCGATGACAACACGCATCAACGACCACGGCGGCTGCCCCCGATACCCCGCCCTATTAGCGATGAGGCCAATCCTGGAGCGTCTTTGGCTATTGATCTGACCGTTACCCTGATCGACATCGGAAGGCACCAGTTCAAACAGATCCTTTGCCAGGCTCATCGCGACAGTCGTACATTCCGCCATTCAAGGGAACTTCGCCACAACCCAACTTCGTTGCTGCACCATACAAGGTCGCTCAACATGCCCACGTCAAGACAATTGCTCGCACCCAGGAGTTTTAAGGCACACAGTGCTCCTCGGCAGGCGTCTCTCGAAGGTCGTCGTCTTGCGTCGTTTCAGCGCCGTGCGATAGCTATGGCGGTAGATCTCATCATCTTCAATCTTGTCGCGATCGCGGTAACCAGCCTTTGGCGAATGGGTCACTCGAATTCAGCGGAAGCTGCGGGTACCGGCGTACGGGTGGTCGGTCTGGATACCTGGTGGGCGCTGGCGATCGTCGTGCTGTATTTCGGCACACTTACCTACTTTGGTCATGGTCAGACACCCGGCAAGCGCCTTCTGAGAATTCGCGTCGTGTCGCTCGTGCATGACCACATCACTCTCTGGCAAAGCATCGAACGCGCGCTTGGCTACGGCGCGTCGGCCCTCGAACTTGGTTTCGGCTTCTTGCAGTACTTCATCCATCCGAATGCGCAGACGGTTCACGACCGAATTGCTGAAACCATCGTCATTTCAGAGAACCCTTCACCTTGAGGCTGCTTGCCAGGAGCGAGCCAAGGCCGCTGCACGGGCCCCATCGCTGCAGTCCTGCTGTAAAAAGTACGAAGCGTTCGAAGGCGCGGCCGCATTGTTCGTTGACGGCAGCGCCGGTGCTGACACGCTTCTTGCACGTGATCTGGGGCACCGTGCTCGGTGCCACCTTCGGCGGCCTCAGTCGCTCCGCCACCTCGGCGTGAACGGATGGCGCCCCTTCGAAGGGGCGCCGCAGGGGCCACGATGCCTCCGCAATGATGCCGGCAGGACACCCGAAACCGGATGCCCTGCCCCGTGCCGGAACCCCCACGGTTCCGGCACCGCACGGTCAGAAGGTCGCGCGCAAGGTCAGTGCATAACGGGTGTCGTTCACGTACCAGGACGTGATGTGGTTGCCGGATGCGTTCTGATCCATGATCGTGCGCTGCACGGCGTTGTTGAGGTTGTTCATCTGCAGGCCGATCTTCAGGTGGCGATTGAGCGAGTAGAAGATCGAACCGTCCAGTTGTCCGTAGGCATCGGCGAACACCGGCAGCTTCCACGGGATGTTGTTGTCGGTGCCGTTGTAGCCGTTCGGACCGATCGACAGCAGGTATTCGCTACGCCAGTTGTAGGCCAGCCGGATCTGCCATGGACCGTGCTCGTAGTAACCGGCGATATTGTAGGAATCGCGCGACAGGCCGTCCGCCGGCAGGCTGCCGTAACCCGAGCCATCCGTGTCCAGCGGCACCGTATTGGTGCCATTCGGCACGTGGGTCCTGCTGCGGATGTAGGTGAAGTTCGCCGACATGCCGAAGCCCTTGACCGGCAGGAAATCGAAGAACTGATTCCAGCCGATTTCCGCACCATCGATGGTCGCCTTGCCGACATTCACCGGACGTGTGATCAGGTACTGATAGGTATTGCCGTCGAGTCCCTGGTACGAAACGAATCGCGACTCGTTGCGGAAGTAGTTGCTCAGCCCCTTGTGGAACACGTCGATCCAGGCCATGCCGCCGCGCTGCTGGTTGAAGTACCACTCCAGCGACAGGTCGAACTGGTTGGCCTTCATCGGCGTCAGGTACGGGTTGCTGTTCGACGTACCCGTCAAGGTCAGCTTGTCGATCGGCAGAGTGCTGGTGCCAGCCGGAGGGGTATAGCCCGACACCACGGCGGCATTGAGGATCTCGTAGGCCTGCATCTGGCTGAAGTCCGGCCGCGCAATCGCCTTGGAGAACGCAAAGCGCGTGAGCAGGTTCGGAGCGAACTCCCAACGCAGGTTGAAGCTCGGCAGGACATTGGTATACGAGTTGCGGGCATTGATCGGCGTGGTTTCGCCGTTGCCCAGGTAGGGCGCCAGGGTCTGGTTGGGGTACACCAGGAAGCCGTTGGCGGCATTGGTGGTCCGCACCGCCCGCACGCCGATGTTGCCGCTCAGGTTGATGTCGTCCACCCCGAAGTCGAGCATCGCGTATGCCGCATAGGTCTTCTCATGCTGCAGGTTGGTGTGCTGGGCATCGAGCAGCGTGGGTGTGTACGCTGCCGCGTAGCAGCAGGAGTAATACGGGTTGGCAGCGTTGTGGATGGCTGCGTAGCTACCCGGGTAGCCCAGCGCGGTCGACAGTACCGGTGCATAGAACGCACCCGGTATGCCGGCACCGCCACGATAGAAGTTCTTGAACGTGTCCAGGTGCACCAGGCTGGAATTGACCGTGCTGTTGAGATCCAGGCCGGGCAAGGCGCCACTAGGCAGCGCCCAGCCCTGCATCCAGGTCTGGAACACCGGCAGCCAGTTGTAGCCGGTGTCGATGTTGTGGGCATAGCGGTTGGTCAACCGTATGCCCCCCTTGAGCGAATGCACGAACCCGTCCAGGAAGCTGTACTTGATGTCGGCACGCCAGGCCAGTTCCTTCGCGTAGTTCTCGTCCTGGTGGTCCATGGTGAACCCCCAGTAGTAATTGGCGGGGTTCGTGGTGAAATTCGGATCGACCCCGATGGTCGGCGGGTTATGGCCATTCAGCGAGACATCGATATAGGGCACGTTGGTGCCCAGGGATACGGTGGAATCGAGCCGATGGGTCGTGGCCTGGACGAAGTGCAGCGTGCTCTTGATTTCGGTGCTGGAGTCCAGCTGCCACTTCATACCGGTGGAGAAGTCCGTGGTCCTGGAATGACTGTCCGATGCGCGGATATCGGTACCCATCGGCATGCCGCCACTCTGCGTCAGGCGACCGGACTGGAACACACCGTTGTTGATCGTGCTCGGCTGACTGGAGTCCACCATCACCTGGGTCGGATCGTTGCTCACGAAGATCGCATCTTCGTCCCAGACCTCGTGGTATCGGCTCTGGAATGCCGTGGCGAAGAAGTCGAGATTGTCCGTGGGCCGCCACTGGAAGGCGACGTAGGCACCATCGCGCTTGCGGTTGTAGATCAGGGTGCGCCAGTCGGCACCACGCGGCACCCATATGCCATCGGCGTTCTTGAAGAAGGGACGCACGAACAGGCCGTCGGTACGCGTGGCCAGGCGCGAGTCGGCCACATCGACCAGCAGGCCCATCTCGCCAATACTGGTGTTCCAGCGATTGCTGTAGAGCACCGAGGCGGACGGCTTGTACTTCTTGATGAAGTTGCCGTAGTTCTCGCTTACCGAAGCGGCGATCTTCTGACCCTTGAAGTCGAAGGGCATGAAGGTGCGCAGGTCCACGGTGCCACCCAGACCACCCTCGATCATCTCGGCGGTCTGGTTCTTGTAGACGTCGATGCCGGACATCAGCTCGGATGGCACGTCCTCGAAGCTGAGCGCGCGTCCACCGTTGGCGGAAAACGTGTCGCGGCCATTCAGCTCGGAACGCACCTGGGTGAGGCCGCGGATCTGCACGCCACTGCCTTCGGCCGAGAAGTGCTCCGGATCGCCCTGTGACAGGAAGTGATCGATGGTGACACCGGGAATACGCGACAGCGCTTCAGTCACGCTGCGGTCCGGCAAGGCACCGATATCCGTCGCGGACAGTGCATCGACGAAGGTGGGAGCGTAGAACTTGATGTCCTGCGCCTTCTCGACTGCAGCCCGGATGCCGGTCACGACGACGGCAGAGAGGTTCTTGGTCTGCTTCCTGTCGGGAGTCGCGGCTTTCTGCTTCGCCGATTTCGCGGATGATGTCGATCCGGCCTGCGTCTGGGACTGACCCTGGACAGCGCCGGCAAAAGGCTGCGCATGCAGATCCAGCGATCCGCAGAAGAACAACCCCAAGGTAATTGCCACGGACAACCGCCCCAGCGGTAATCCGGTCATCGAACGGCGACGTCCTGCGTCAGACGTAAACTTGCCATGCATAGTGAGCCCTCCCTCAAAAATTGACATGGCCGACTTGTTCGATTCCCCGTCGGCCTCACCCCTGACCAGCACAAGCGTCCAGGTCCCCCACGGCCCCGGCAATTGCTGGTATGTGCGGATGCTGTCGTGTTGCGCTTAAACCGCACAATTACGAAATCAAAAGCGACGATTAACGTTTCTCTGTGTGCGGCCGCAGCATGTACGTCGGAGAGCCTGTTCAGATAACCATGCGAGCAGGCATGCGATGCAAGATCCGCACTGCCGCCCAGTGGGAAACCGAAACGCCAGGCAAAAGTGCCATGCCAGTGCAGAACGGGCGGGATCCACCGATTGACCGCATGCAGATCGGACAACGCGCTCGAACGACATGCATGCCTGCATCCCGAGCCCGGAACGCTTGGTGCGAGCCTTCCTTTCGATGCACCGTTGCGACGTGCATCAGATCAGGCAGCTTTGCACTTCCGGTCATGACCGGCACGAGCTCACCGTCTCGACTCTCTGCCTCGCATGCGCATCGAGCTGGTCTTGTCCGGCCACACGCACGCGAAGATCGCGCATGCGTTCCGCCCCTTGAAAAACGGGCCGAGACGGCAGCCCTTGTGCACCAGCCATATATCCATCACAGCGCCATGCATTCGTCTTGCTGGCGCCTACCTCACCCAATGCGAACCAGGAGCAGCCATGACCGGCACCACCGACATCATCATCAGCGCCCAGCCACTGGATCGGCGCCTTCCCGGGATCGACCCCTTCATCTTCGGGGCCTATCACCTTGACCTTTATCCGCGTGGCAACGGCCAGCTCGGCCCCGATCCGTCCTTGCTCAAGGGGCGCGACATCGGCATGGATTTCAGCGGCAAGGACGGCTTCAGCATGTACCACGGCGACAAGGTGCCGGGTTTCCCCGCACACCCGCACCGTGGTTTCGAGACCGTGACCATCGTCCGCAAGGGGCTGGTCGATCATGCCGATTCGCTGGGTGCCACTGCGCGCTACGGAGAAGGTGACGTGCAATGGCTGACCACCGGCAGCGGCGTGCAGCATGGCGAGATGTTCCCGATGGTGCACGAGGGCAGGGACAACCCGCTCGACCTGTTCCAGATCTGGCTGAACCTGCCCGCCAGGCGGAAGATGGCGGCGCCGGACTTCACCATGTTCTGGGCGCATGACATCCCGCATGCAGTGCAGGTCGATGCGCAGGGTCGCCGCAGCGAGGTGGAAGTCATCGCCGGCGACTATGCACCGGTCGATGCGGCGGCAGCCGGCGGCCAGCCGTTGTTCAAGGCACTGATGCCGCCTCCGGCCTCGTGGGCCAGCGAGCCGGAAGCGGATCTCGCCATCTGGATCATCCGCCTGGAACCCGGCGCCAGCCTGGTGCTGCCCGCGGCCAGCCGTGAAGCACGTCGCGCGCTGTACCTGACCACGGGCAAGACCCTGACGGTGGACGGCCGCGTTTTCAACGAAAGCGTGATGGTGGAAGTGCGTGCCGATGCAACCGCACCGCTGTTCAACCACGGCACCGACGTGGTCGAGGTATTGTTGCTGCAAGGCAAGCCGATCGGCGAGCCACTCGTGACGCACGGCCCGTTCGTGGCCAATTCGCAGCAGGAGCTGATGCAGGCGATGCAGGATTACCGGCGCACCGAGTTCGGCGGCTGGCCCTGGCCGTCGCATGCACATACGCACGGCACGTCGGAACGCTTCGCCCAGCATCCGGATGGACGGGTGGAAAAACCTTCTGCCTGACGAGACAGGCCGCTTGCCGCGAGGGATCTCGAAGACGTACTTCGACATCCCTGGTTGGTACGTGTCGGCCACTCAAACCAATATCTAGACGACCGGTCTATTTTTTCTTACACTTGCCTGCCATGAGCGCAGCCGCTGCCACAGATATCCGCCAGCACATCCTGGACACGGCCCAGGTCCTGATTTCGGGACGCGGGTTCACGGCTGTGGGTTTGAGCGAGATCCTGCATGCGTCCAACGTACCCAAGGGCTCGTTCTATCACTACTTTCCGTCCAAGGAAGCGTTCGGCGAGTCGCTGCTACAGGGCTATTTCGATGGCTACCTGGCCGACCTGGAACGCGTGCTGACACGGCCGGGGCTTTCTGCCGCCGAGCGCTTGATGAACTACTGGCAGAACTGGCTGGAAACACAGACCCACTGCGACCCGAAGGGCAAGTGTCTTGCGGTGAAACTGGCCGCCGAGGTCAGTGACCTTTCCGAGGCCATGCGTGGCGTGCTCGAGCAAGGCACCGACAAGATCATCGCGCGCCTGGCGCAGGCCATCGACGATGGCTTCGGAGACGGCTCGTTGCCGGTCCATGAAGACGCGCCCGCATTGGCGACGACGCTTTACCAGTTATGGCTCGGCGCCAGTCTGCGCGCCA
This window of the Dyella sp. A6 genome carries:
- a CDS encoding RDD family protein, yielding MAIDLTVTLIDIGRHQFKQILCQAHRDSRTFRHSRELRHNPTSLLHHTRSLNMPTSRQLLAPRSFKAHSAPRQASLEGRRLASFQRRAIAMAVDLIIFNLVAIAVTSLWRMGHSNSAEAAGTGVRVVGLDTWWALAIVVLYFGTLTYFGHGQTPGKRLLRIRVVSLVHDHITLWQSIERALGYGASALELGFGFLQYFIHPNAQTVHDRIAETIVISENPSP
- a CDS encoding TonB-dependent receptor, coding for MAITLGLFFCGSLDLHAQPFAGAVQGQSQTQAGSTSSAKSAKQKAATPDRKQTKNLSAVVVTGIRAAVEKAQDIKFYAPTFVDALSATDIGALPDRSVTEALSRIPGVTIDHFLSQGDPEHFSAEGSGVQIRGLTQVRSELNGRDTFSANGGRALSFEDVPSELMSGIDVYKNQTAEMIEGGLGGTVDLRTFMPFDFKGQKIAASVSENYGNFIKKYKPSASVLYSNRWNTSIGEMGLLVDVADSRLATRTDGLFVRPFFKNADGIWVPRGADWRTLIYNRKRDGAYVAFQWRPTDNLDFFATAFQSRYHEVWDEDAIFVSNDPTQVMVDSSQPSTINNGVFQSGRLTQSGGMPMGTDIRASDSHSRTTDFSTGMKWQLDSSTEIKSTLHFVQATTHRLDSTVSLGTNVPYIDVSLNGHNPPTIGVDPNFTTNPANYYWGFTMDHQDENYAKELAWRADIKYSFLDGFVHSLKGGIRLTNRYAHNIDTGYNWLPVFQTWMQGWALPSGALPGLDLNSTVNSSLVHLDTFKNFYRGGAGIPGAFYAPVLSTALGYPGSYAAIHNAANPYYSCCYAAAYTPTLLDAQHTNLQHEKTYAAYAMLDFGVDDINLSGNIGVRAVRTTNAANGFLVYPNQTLAPYLGNGETTPINARNSYTNVLPSFNLRWEFAPNLLTRFAFSKAIARPDFSQMQAYEILNAAVVSGYTPPAGTSTLPIDKLTLTGTSNSNPYLTPMKANQFDLSLEWYFNQQRGGMAWIDVFHKGLSNYFRNESRFVSYQGLDGNTYQYLITRPVNVGKATIDGAEIGWNQFFDFLPVKGFGMSANFTYIRSRTHVPNGTNTVPLDTDGSGYGSLPADGLSRDSYNIAGYYEHGPWQIRLAYNWRSEYLLSIGPNGYNGTDNNIPWKLPVFADAYGQLDGSIFYSLNRHLKIGLQMNNLNNAVQRTIMDQNASGNHITSWYVNDTRYALTLRATF
- a CDS encoding pirin family protein codes for the protein MTGTTDIIISAQPLDRRLPGIDPFIFGAYHLDLYPRGNGQLGPDPSLLKGRDIGMDFSGKDGFSMYHGDKVPGFPAHPHRGFETVTIVRKGLVDHADSLGATARYGEGDVQWLTTGSGVQHGEMFPMVHEGRDNPLDLFQIWLNLPARRKMAAPDFTMFWAHDIPHAVQVDAQGRRSEVEVIAGDYAPVDAAAAGGQPLFKALMPPPASWASEPEADLAIWIIRLEPGASLVLPAASREARRALYLTTGKTLTVDGRVFNESVMVEVRADATAPLFNHGTDVVEVLLLQGKPIGEPLVTHGPFVANSQQELMQAMQDYRRTEFGGWPWPSHAHTHGTSERFAQHPDGRVEKPSA
- a CDS encoding TetR/AcrR family transcriptional regulator, with protein sequence MSAAAATDIRQHILDTAQVLISGRGFTAVGLSEILHASNVPKGSFYHYFPSKEAFGESLLQGYFDGYLADLERVLTRPGLSAAERLMNYWQNWLETQTHCDPKGKCLAVKLAAEVSDLSEAMRGVLEQGTDKIIARLAQAIDDGFGDGSLPVHEDAPALATTLYQLWLGASLRAKITRDRMPLAAALAATQRLLGLPVQPTH